DNA from Octopus sinensis unplaced genomic scaffold, ASM634580v1 Contig10079, whole genome shotgun sequence:
CAATAAGATGTTCATGTTCAATTGATGTTAGATTTGCTGGTATTACTTTAACTTTGAATGGGTTTTGAACCCAATCGTCATCAAATTTACCCGGAAAATATTTCGCTGGGGTCCGCGGAACCccgaaaaatatttccaaaagttCCTGAATTCGCCTTGAAATAGTATTATTTGACAAAGGAACAAGATCCAGATTCTTCGACATTTGTTCGCCATAAATACACTCGATGATTTTTTTTGAACATGGCTTtataagattttcggcaattgtaTGTGCCTCTCCACAACGTGCTACAAGATAACTCAcctgtttgattaaaataattatatacttcATAAGATGCTCTGGTCGATTTTAAATTGTCGTCTTTCGCAAAATTGGGCATTTCCAACTTGCACCttgtagatgcatttaatttgttttgaaaaaaggAAATATCTTTATCCTTTAAATGAGGATGCTTCATCAATAAATGTCTTGATAGTTTAGCAGGAACAAGAGATGTGTTAGACATTATATGATGGCATATTACACATTCTGCCGTATGTGGTAAATCAGATCCATTCTGAGAAAACCCATATGAGAGGTAGCtttcatcatattttcttttctaaaattataattataaaaaaaaccttttttgaatattttttggaaTCTCTTATGCAATTATTGTTTCTCattaaaaatcttataaaattgacCAACTAACTCAAAAGAGAAACAAGATATAAGTGtggatgtttaatatattttaataattaaaaactattaaaaaataaatataataaatttcgcGGAACCCCAAAACTGGCTCCGCGGaaccccaggttgggaaccactgccctaacttattaatttttttttttgttatgaaagcaagaaagaaattaaagatatctaagttaattaaaggcctcacgagacacccgaccagcctcgcgaatggcgaagccgttccctcggatcacagcaatcgacagacgttccaggagccaagaaaactctcttggatcgtgactagtccttgaaatccgtcgaccgagcgatTAATTATTCagtgtttaaataaaataatgtgttCAAATAAATTGATATTATAATGATGaacttaaaaaaatatgaaaaattggaaaataaaCGGTAAAGGCCACTTCTAATCATTCGCAAACATATTTCATATGActacatttttatgaatattaatcATTTTGATTTATTGTATAATCAAGATCAAGATTATTAGTAGATATTGgcaactaaatattttttttatttcaaaagtataaaaaaattattttttacttgactaatgatattttaaagatttttgatTGTTGCTATTAAACCTGGACATTTTTAGAGGAATATTGATTTAATTTAtaagatatattgattgattagATATAGCCCAtatgtttgaataaaattattgaacTAGTTTTATTAAACGGTATTAATGTACACTCTGTTGATTGAACTGTTGGAAATAATACTATTGTCGATATGTAGCTGACTTTAGCAAATTTTAATAGAGAGTGCTTTATAATCAGTATTTCTTGACATCAATAATTGTCGAGATAACGTTTGTGTCATTAAATCGTTCAGATCTTTGatttagattatatatacttAATGATTTTTACTCGTTCTAGAATTAGAATTCACGGGAATATGCTCTCGCTCTTTATAGTTTTTGATCTTTTTATGGGAGGATTCATGGTCGAAAATCTTAATGGTATGTGTGATTTATCTCTTAATCTCTACACTTTTAGATGAACACAGATTATTGTAcgatttatttgaaaaacagaGGTACAACCCACTTGTCCGACCTGTTTCCAATCATTCAACCCCCCTATTTGTCCAATTCAGTCTGGCTTTTCAGCAGCTTATAAACATAGTGAATacgttgaaaattaatttttaggACGAAAGGAATCAAATAATGAAATCCAATGTCTGGCTCACATTTGTTCACAATCTTTTTAGTTGTATTTATAGAACTGGAAGGATTTTCAGCTCATGTGGGATCCTGAACAGTACAACATGGTAAGCTCAGTCCGCGTGGATCACTCGTTTGTTTGGACACCCGATGTTGTTCTTTTTAATAAGTTTCTATAAAATTGTAAATTATCAAGTGCCGACGGAAACTATGAACCATCTTTCATGTCGAATGTGGTTATTTACAACACTGGGCTTATTCTCTGGGTTCCTCCGGCCATTTATAAGTCATCTTGTACAATCGATGTGTCCTTTTTTCCTTTTGATCAACAAATATGCGAAATGAAATTTGGTTCCTGGACTTATAATCCAGATGAACTTGACTTTTTGGACGTGAATGCAGATTTAAATGACTATCGAATCTCCCAAGTATGGGATATCATCGATTACGAAACtataacaaaaagaataaatagtgATTTAGGAAAACATGTTGAAGTTGTATTTCGTTTTGTCATACGAAGAAAGTCGTTGTTTTATTCTAGCAATCTTATTATTCCCTGTGTACTCATTGCACTGCTCAGCGTCACTGTATTTTATTTACCGGCTGATGCTGGTGAGAAGATTACTCTATCGATTtctatattattttctataaacgTTTTTTTGCTTCTGGTGTCCAAGATTCTGCCTCCGTCCTCGACAATTCCTTTGATTTCAACATATCTTCTTTTTACGTTTATTCTTAACATTTTTACTATATTTGTGACTGTCATTCTCATCAATTGGAACTTCCGGACTCCGAGGACACATCGAATGTCCAAATGGTTCaagattatttttcttaaatatcttCCTCGGATTCTGCTAATGGAACGACCTGACCATACCAAACGTTATCAAAGTGCAATGGAACGcaacaacaattataaacaaTTGGATAAACAGAATTTTGTCTCATATTCACCAAAAAGTTTTGAAACCCAGGAATCTGAAAAGTCCCCTCCACTCGAGTCTTCTCCATTTTTTCCGGCTGACTTGGTCAGACGAGATTCAACTGCAGAAGACGCTTTAAATTCTATCAATTTCATAGCTCATCATTTATATGAGCAAGACGAATATAACGCAGTGAGGGAAGACTGGAAGTATATTGCTTCAGTATTCGATCGACTTCAGTTGTATATTTTTCTGCTTGTTACCGCAATTGGCAGTATTGCTACTTTAATGAATGCTCcatatgtttttgattttgttgatcaGAAGGAGATTATCAACACAATaattaagagaaaaaatactTAAACTGTTTAATTTCGtgttttttcataaaaattatttactacAGCAATTCCCGAAA
Protein-coding regions in this window:
- the LOC115228268 gene encoding acetylcholine receptor subunit beta-like 1, coding for MAYYTFCHEHRLLYDLFEKQRYNPLVRPVSNHSTPLFVQFSLAFQQLINIVNTADGNYEPSFMSNVVIYNTGLILWVPPAIYKSSCTIDVSFFPFDQQICEMKFGSWTYNPDELDFLDVNADLNDYRISQVWDIIDYETITKRINSDLGKHVEVVFRFVIRRKSLFYSSNLIIPCVLIALLSVTVFYLPADAGEKITLSISILFSINVFLLLVSKILPPSSTIPLISTYLLFTFILNIFTIFVTVILINWNFRTPRTHRMSKWFKIIFLKYLPRILLMERPDHTKRYQSAMERNNNYKQLDKQNFVSYSPKSFETQESEKSPPLESSPFFPADLVRRDSTAEDALNSINFIAHHLYEQDEYNAVREDWKYIASVFDRLQLYIFLLVTAIGSIATLMNAPYVFDFVDQKEIINTIIKRKNT